The sequence ATCTAATTTGCGGGTTTCAGCTCCTGAATCGGGGTTTCTGCTCTCCGGTTCGGGTTTTGAGAAACGTTTCTTTTGGTTTGCTCGTTTTTAAAGGAGATTCTTTCAATTTGAGAACTTAAATGCGGATCTGCActtgctttttatttttgtttttttccttcttggTTTTGAGAGGATTCAAATGCCGAGATTTCAATGGATTTTGTGGGAGTTTGGGAAATTTTAATGCAGTTCCTGTTTTTGGAAAGATAATGTCTAGTAATGGTTTAAGAAAGTGTGGGTTTGGAGGATTTTGTGTTCGAAAATTgctgatttccacagttgaattagggtattttttttttctctgtttctGCTTGGAATTTAGCTTCAGATCTTCTTTGATGGAATATTTATCATTTTTTGGTCTTGTTTTTGGTGGGATATATGAATCTTTACTATTTTATTTGTTTTGACGGAAAATAAAAGATCATAGAAGTAGCAAAATTTATAATGTGATTTCCAAGTTTAAGAAAATGTAGTGAGGATTTGAGTAATGTTTTAAATTTTCACTGTATTTGAATGATTTACTACTGCTGTATTGTAGGTTTAGCTCCAATATCTGGTTGCAGGAATTAGCCTTTTGGGATGCTTGTTGATGTCATGATACTTATTTATAGTGGGGTCCTTATCTTCATCGGTTCGGATCACTGACCCATGTATAATTTCACCTATTTAGTTCCTTATAGTAATAATTTCACCAATGAAGATAAGGACCCCACTATAAATGgacaataaatttaaaaaaattatgaggATGTCGATATTGATGATGAACTAGACCCTGCGATGAAGGAAGAACTCGACAGGTGAGCTGTATGtgtttatttttggatttgatCTTTCAGTTCCATGTATGTTTTCTACAGTCCTCATACAATGTTCAGGGAATTATATAATCCTGGGGTATGCTTACTGTTTCAAAGAAAACACTTACTGTTTCTATGTTTTCAAGTTTGAGTGATTCAAAATGGGTCAAGAGTTTGTCATCAGCCAACCATGACATCTCTTCACCTTAATAAATACATGGGGTATGCTTACAatgtatctttttcttttttctttttgcaatgGCTATAAGTACATGCCTTATCAACTTTTGGCTTGCCACCTCACGATGGAGGTGAGTTTCTTGGCTGTTAACTGGTAGCTCTTTGTTGGaaagtattcttcttcatcatggttatcaaaCAATTCCTGTTACAACAAAAGTGGCTGATGTGTCAGTCCGTGTTGGCATTGAGTTATAGTTTGACCAGCAAGTGTGTCAGCCAAGTGAGAAGGTCCTGGACTGGATCCAAACTTAAATAGATTGAACAATTGCATTTTGGCTATTTGATGAATGTTAGAGATTGAATGAAGCAGCTTCATAAAAGCTCAAAAGAATCCTCATCAACATGCCAAATTGAGCTCCAATGGTTACCCACATAATGCCAAGTAGGGTTCTTTTGACTTGTGGTAAACTCCTTCCAGTGGCATAAGACAAGTCTTGCtttctttaaattttatttcCAATTTATGGTACTCAAAAGGTGTGTTGTACCAATGTGAGCCAAGTAAGTTGTTTCCTGTTGTGACTTCTGTGTCCTTTTCGACTGGAATCAGGACTTGAAGGTTGGAAATTTAGTTATCTTGATATTCTAATGATGGATTTGGATGGCGTCTTTACTTCAGAGTTATGTAAGTAGAAATTTGACAGTAATGCCATTTAGGAAAAtaacaaaaactttgagaaatgaaATTTACGTGTTTGAAGAGGTTCTGATATTTTTTAGGTTtcgatatttatttatttaattttctggttttcttttattttgactTGATCTTGATTGTGAAGTTAGAGAATTGAAAATTTGATGTGAATGCTGTTTTAGAATTGCTTATAGATGTTGTGAAAAttgatatttagttttttttaaattattttttaaaatcagtagtcggtatcttcttttcttctcctcttttcttttcttttcttgttttggaaAGGAAGTTGCGCACACATTCTCTTTGTGATCCTACGGGCCCCTCCCAAGGTGGCCCGCACTGGCTTGGTTGGTGGGGTGATCTTCAAAAAAGGAGGAtgacaatcaccattattttcttacTTTGTATGAAAAATGAGGAATCCATCGACCATCTATTTATCCATTGTCCATTTGTGAGGGAAATATGGTTGAACTTCTAGAATCTCTTTGGGGTGTCGTGGGTGATGCCGGAATCAGCGGAGGCTTCTTCACTCATGGCATGGGTGTGGGTTTGGGAAGAATGGTAGGAGATGTTGGAGGTTGGCCTTATTGACTAGTACCTGGGCTTTATGGGGGGAGTGAAACAATCATTGTTTTCGTAATCTTTGTGGGAGTGCATCCATGGTTTTTGAAGGAATGGGTTTCAATCTTTACTGTTGGGAGTGAGTTGGATCTATTTTGTAATTAGTTGAATGTCGTGTAATTCTTTTGGTCATTTCAGTTTCTTTCAGTAAAACCATtacttttaaaaagaaaatattccTAGTTGGAAATTTGCAAGTTTGGCGGGTGTGGTTTAGAAATGACTGATGACTGCTGGTTTTTGGAGGATAATTTTGTATCTTTATTTtgttgttgattttgatttttatgatttaaacAGTCTTATTTTAGTTGTTAGTAGGAAATTTGATGGGAATGTGGTCTGAGGCAGCAGGAAGTGTTGCTtcatgccaaaaaatgaggcttatTCGGGTGGCTGCCACCATGAAGATCATTCCTCTTAACAGATTGATCCTGGACTCTCATTAAAATGCTAATGTTTGACTGTTGTATGGATGTATTAGCATGTCTAGTTTTCCAGGCCTGATCTATTAGAAACTGATAGACATAAGATTAAGATTGTACCTTTCTGAGTTGTTGAGGTGACAGATTTCCATGTGGTAGGATAAGATCGTGTTGTTCGTGATGGAATCTCAGCAAGCTCAATCTCAATCGCAGTCGTCATCTGTTAGAAGCCACACCGCGCTACCTCTTGTCGAAAGAAGAAATCAGAGGAAGCTAGTTTCTTGGCTGATCTAAGGGATCACATTGATGAATTTGTTCATGCTTCCATGGACAAACACAAGACATGCTTTACGAAGACCATTCAAAAGGTTAGGCAAACACTTGAACTAGAACTTGAATTGGGGAGCCAAATGTCAACAAAAGAAACTGAAGATAACACTTGATAGACTCCAGCGTGCTTGACAGTATACCAAACTATATCCACAGGAAGCACGTCATCCATGTATCCCAATCCTCATAATTGCTGACCCTGTTATGGATGTGGGGAGCTGGGCTGGAAAATCATAGTGGTGTCAGACTATCCTAGCTATTGGTTATCATCAGTTGAAAATGATCCGAAATCCAAATTACATGGTACATTTGTATATGTATTTATTTACCAGATGGTCTTTTGTCCCATTTCAGATGTTTGGAATGTCGAAGGTTGTTGC is a genomic window of Magnolia sinica isolate HGM2019 chromosome 15, MsV1, whole genome shotgun sequence containing:
- the LOC131226826 gene encoding uncharacterized protein LOC131226826, with protein sequence MVELLESLWGVVGDAGISGGFFTHGMGVGLGRMKPHRATSCRKKKSEEASFLADLRDHIDEFVHASMDKHKTCFTKTIQKMFGMSKVVAERNFGLNEVESSLPLQTIVSEK